One window of the Nocardia huaxiensis genome contains the following:
- a CDS encoding amidohydrolase family protein: MVDPGGLRSGAAVGAGECRREAAMTSEAQLLLRGGIVLTMDDEIGDFDKADVLIDNGEIVAVGRDLHSAAKVVDCAGKIVIPGFVNSHHHMFQTALRSFWSDALELDYFLQSRTGEDALFHQYTPEDVYWGEYGGALECLAAGTTTVVDTSQCSYTPEHTDAALDAIRRAGIRCMFSFSPAFGDHEPAPTYAHPDDIHRLCGAYDPSDAAGLVRLALGYHVDEDLFQLAKDLELPVFAHVNDVSWGRVLEQFEAEGLLGPWITYIHCLGLEDTAWKAIRRSGGRVSVSVSAELSLGMGVPALQAAVDHQVPVSLGTDTVSTAPADFFSQMRAAFLLQRHTAMDAARRGRPETAAPLSTRDILRIATVGGARAAHLDHLVGTLTPGKRADIAILNARTLNASPVNHAAGAIVQLMDTGNVDTVLVDGRIVKQGGRMLHADIDDVLSHLDRSAAGLLERAGKDGILLTGCRSY, from the coding sequence GTGGTCGATCCCGGCGGACTTCGAAGCGGCGCTGCCGTTGGTGCCGGGGAGTGCAGAAGGGAAGCGGCGATGACATCGGAAGCGCAGCTGCTGCTGCGGGGCGGGATCGTCCTCACGATGGACGACGAGATCGGCGACTTCGACAAGGCCGACGTGCTGATCGACAATGGCGAGATTGTCGCGGTGGGCCGTGACTTGCACAGTGCGGCAAAGGTTGTCGATTGCGCGGGAAAGATCGTCATCCCCGGGTTCGTCAACTCGCATCATCACATGTTCCAGACGGCGTTGCGATCGTTCTGGTCCGACGCACTGGAGCTCGACTACTTCCTGCAGTCCCGAACGGGTGAGGATGCTCTGTTCCATCAGTACACCCCCGAGGATGTGTACTGGGGCGAATACGGTGGCGCCCTGGAGTGCCTCGCGGCAGGCACCACGACGGTTGTCGACACCTCACAGTGCTCCTACACCCCCGAGCACACCGATGCCGCGCTCGATGCCATCCGTCGAGCCGGAATCCGCTGCATGTTCAGCTTCTCGCCGGCGTTCGGTGATCATGAACCCGCGCCGACCTACGCCCACCCCGACGATATCCATCGGTTGTGCGGTGCCTACGACCCCTCTGATGCGGCCGGGCTGGTCCGGCTGGCACTCGGCTATCACGTCGACGAGGACCTCTTCCAGCTGGCGAAAGACCTCGAGCTGCCCGTCTTCGCCCATGTCAATGATGTCAGCTGGGGCCGGGTGCTCGAACAGTTCGAGGCCGAGGGCCTGCTGGGACCGTGGATCACCTACATCCATTGCCTCGGGCTGGAAGATACTGCGTGGAAGGCGATTCGGCGGTCCGGTGGCCGAGTATCGGTGTCCGTCAGCGCGGAACTTTCGCTCGGGATGGGGGTGCCCGCACTCCAGGCGGCGGTTGATCACCAGGTGCCGGTAAGCCTCGGAACCGATACGGTCAGTACGGCGCCGGCCGACTTCTTCTCGCAGATGCGGGCCGCTTTTCTGCTACAGCGTCACACCGCCATGGACGCTGCCCGGCGCGGAAGGCCCGAAACCGCCGCTCCGCTCTCGACGCGTGACATCCTGCGTATCGCCACGGTCGGTGGCGCCAGGGCCGCTCATCTGGACCACCTGGTGGGAACCCTGACTCCCGGTAAGCGGGCCGATATCGCAATCCTGAACGCGCGCACGCTCAATGCGAGTCCGGTGAATCACGCGGCGGGTGCGATCGTCCAGTTGATGGACACCGGCAATGTCGACACGGTTCTGGTCGACGGGCGCATCGTCAAGCAGGGCGGGCGGATGCTCCACGCCGACATCGATGATGTGCTTTCGCATCTCGACCGGTCTGCGGCCGGCCTGCTCGAGCGGGCCGGCAAAGACGGCATCCTGCTCACCGGCTGTCGATCGTACTGA